The Gossypium raimondii isolate GPD5lz chromosome 2, ASM2569854v1, whole genome shotgun sequence genome segment TTTACTGCATTTATCTGCTTATTTAGTTTGCTAatctacttttttatttatgaattttcaaCTTATTGACAGTAAGTTTACCCAGCTTTAATGGCTTCTGTCTGGAAAGTTCTAGAACACTGATGCACAAACTTCAATTTTAAGGGAGGGTAGGTGTTGATAACATAAATCAAAGAGAATCTAGAGAGGATGGAAATAACATAAATCAAATAGAATCTAGGGAGGATGGATTAATCTGAAGTGAGGTTAATACTCATTCAAGGATAGTAGGTAGACACAGTGAGCAtgcataaaagttgaaaaagtcacTCCATGATTAAATGATTTCAGTgtatgttgaaataggaagacAATGTGGTGGTATGCACATTTAAGGTCCCTGCTAATGAAAAGGAAGTTTCTTTTAGGTGTTTCAACTATTTGAAGGAAAGTCTATGGTTGCCCTACTTTTCTCGGAGATTCGAAATTGCGGAACCGTAAACTTATGTACATTAGAAGTGATTGATCATTATGTAAATTAGATTCTTTTGTTGTTACGAGTACCACAATAggaaacttattttattttattctttagtGGCTACTTTCTGCTTTTATCTTTCATAATATTCTCTTACTGATTTTAAATCTGTTGTTTTTTTCAGCTTATCGTAAGCTTGCTCGAAGTTATCATCCAGATGTGAACAAGTCAGTTGATAACCTTGCACCTCTTGCCTTTTAGTTATGGTTGTGTCTTCTAGTTAATTAGTTTCATGTGGTACATTCGTCCAAAATGAGATCTTAAATAATGTTTAGAATGAGAATGTGGTTGctgaaagaaagagaaaatggaATATTAGTCACAGATTTCCCAAGTCAGGCGTTTGTTGAGTTTTATTCATATGTTTCATGTATTTATAAATGTAATTGCTGAAAGGGAGAGAATATAGAACagtattttgaagatttctGATTCTCACTGAATATTTTCTCTGAAAAGTTTGATGTTTTCAGTGTATGTTGCTAGTTAAAATATCTTCTTTAACCCACATATCTTTGAAGTGTATTGCCTCCCCCCCCCCTCTGATCATATATTATTCTGCAGAGATCCTGGGGCAGAGACGAAGTTCAAGGAAATTAGCAATGCATATGAGGTAAGAGTTCTACGTTGTGCTTACCATGGTTTTCATTTATATGTCTGAAATGCATAAGTCCCTAGTTCCCATGGTCATATCTGATCTTTGAGGTGCTTTATATTGCTTAGGTCTTGTCGGATGATGAGAAGCGATCTCTATACGACAAATATGGGGAGGCTGGACTTAAAGGTGCTGGTATGGGAATGGGGGTAAGTTAATTCTACTGATGCTGAATAAgatcattcatttcaaaattattttcccTATATTTTCTCAACATTTCATTTTGACATTGATGGCATGGTTGCTTTGCCAGGATTTTAGCAATCCTTTTGATCTGTTTGAGTCGCTATTCGAGGGCATGGGTGGTATGGGCGGCATGGGCATGGGTGGACGAAGTTCCAGGAATAGAGCTGTTGATGGGCAGGATGAATATTACAGTCTTGTATTGAATTTCAAGGACGCAGTTTTTggagttgagaaagaaattgagATAACCCGACTAGAAAGCTGTGGAACTTGCAATGGTTCAGGTGCAAAACCTGGAACAACACCATCCAAATGTACCACATGTGGTGGCCAAGGTCAGGTTATCTCATCTGCAAGGACTCCGTTGGGTGTCTTCCAGCAGGTAATGACATGCTCTTCTTGTGGTGGGACGGGGGAAATTTCTACCCCATGCAATACTTGTTCTGGTGATGGGCGGGTAAGGAGAACGAAGAGGATTAGTTTGAAAGTGCCGGCTGGTGTGGATTCCGGTAGTCGTTTAAGGGTCCGGTCTGAAGGAAATGCAGGAAGGAGAGGGGGGTCTGCTGGTGATCTCTTTGTCGTCATCGAAGTTATCCCAGACCCTGTCCTCAAACGTGATGATACCAACATATTGTACACCTGCAAGGTGTCGTATATAGACGCAATTCTGGGAACAACAATCAAGGTTCCGACCGTTGATGGTATGGTTGATTTGAAGATACCAGCTGGAACCCAGCCAAACACCACCCTAGTAATGGCCAAGAAAGGTGTTCCTGTTCTAAATAAAACCAACATGAGGGGCGATCAGTTGGTCCGCGTCCAAGTTGAAATTCCGAAAAGATTGAGCAGTGAAGAGAAGAAGCTTATTGAGGAGCTTGCAGACTTGAGCAAGGGCAAGACAGCAAGCAGTAGGAGATAGTTTCTGGGTCTTTTGTATGTATAGGACCAATATAACACACTGTTAGCCCCAGAAACTATATTCACTGTCTAGTGTGTGCAGCTTCTGAAGTTGGAACTACTACACTGCATGCGAAAACAAATTTTGCAGTTCTGAAATGGCTGAACTACGAAAATCTGAAAGTGCCTAAAATTTGGAGTCGTAGGTAAGGTAAGATTATATTGTGATAGCTTTGTCCCATATAAATGAATCTTCGATGGAAGAGGAGATGGATATTCGAGATAAAATCCCTCTTTGATTGCAGCCATTCTTTTGAGATTGAACTATAATTTGGGCAACAATGTTACCCTTCAGTTTTGTctttgcttttattattattatgaacgAATGATGATTCAACTGCATGCTAAAACTTCTCAAATTCATTTGTGGATTAGCTCTTCcgaaattgatttttaataataaaaaatgaggatcaatatcatgaattttGGTCAAATGTGTAATTGGATTTATGaactttgaaatttgaattgcaCTTCATATGCGTACATAAAGctttaattgtatacatttaaagaaataaatacatatatttatttttatattggattaatatttttttgtgcatgtaatatatcaacataaaattGTGTTAATTCGATAATATTAGTTAATGGtttgtgaattttgaattaaattaaaatttcatgtataaaattgtacaaaataaaAGCTCATGTATGATATTGCACATTGGATCAAAATTCATGTAGAGCTTtgatatttttccttaaaaatatttttgaattaataattatttagagAGTGCGTTTAGATGGGCTATAAGATTGATTTTGGTGAGAATAAAAATAACAGTAAtagtaatattaattattgtaacAGTAATATTAGTTACTATAACGGTGATGATATATATGTTTGGATTTAATCATAGTAGTGAAAATGgggtaaaatataataagaagaaaaatgatTAGTAAgcacataatattaaaatttatatgtaatagaatttttgaaactatttgatatttgtaaagttaataattataaattattaagttttttatataaatattttaatgaatataaaatattaagatgGATGGTATtgtttcaaataatattttcatcagttttatatagttatttaatttaattaacttatattaattatataaataaatatagttttgtTAGTCTTATCTTATAAAAGTATATTTgtatatacttttttaaatatttacttattatataattattaactgaaataaagtaatgaaaaaaattaatatcacgAGATATACAAATActtttgtcttaaaatattttcttaaaaaaataaaaatgataaaaggacaAAAAACTGAAAGGACGTGATTGGAAAACGGAGGCTGCAATggagatgaaatttttaatcttAGCTCACTAGTTGACCCCAAGGACCCTAAATTAATTTGTACCCAAAATATGTGAGTAGCTATAATATGAATACTTAGTTTGAGCTcgatttaacatttatttttaaatttgaattcagtttaagatataattaaattaattaaacttgaacTCGATTAAACTAAACATATTCAAGCTTGACTTGATAATAAGcttaatgaattaataaaatatattaagggtaataatgtaatttaatactatacaaatatttaaaatttatcaaa includes the following:
- the LOC105787777 gene encoding chaperone protein dnaJ A6, chloroplastic, coding for MAIIPCGSTFVAQWHIRPQLTTRSYVPNRIMTARLGVTSTMSYLRASNSGLFARDSLPLLSFVRPSQTSHHRRGARFIVRAETDYYTVLGVSRNASKSEIKSAYRKLARSYHPDVNKDPGAETKFKEISNAYEVLSDDEKRSLYDKYGEAGLKGAGMGMGDFSNPFDLFESLFEGMGGMGGMGMGGRSSRNRAVDGQDEYYSLVLNFKDAVFGVEKEIEITRLESCGTCNGSGAKPGTTPSKCTTCGGQGQVISSARTPLGVFQQVMTCSSCGGTGEISTPCNTCSGDGRVRRTKRISLKVPAGVDSGSRLRVRSEGNAGRRGGSAGDLFVVIEVIPDPVLKRDDTNILYTCKVSYIDAILGTTIKVPTVDGMVDLKIPAGTQPNTTLVMAKKGVPVLNKTNMRGDQLVRVQVEIPKRLSSEEKKLIEELADLSKGKTASSRR